A genomic stretch from Candidatus Hydrogenisulfobacillus filiaventi includes:
- the lonB gene encoding spore-specific ATP-dependent protease LonB (Evidence 2a : Function from experimental evidences in other organisms; PubMedId : 10411757, 11325926, 18689473, 26428922; Product type e : enzyme) produces the protein MSLATLVNFVQFFFVVVAGLYFWSLLRGQQGSRVAVERESRRELEKLHHLRSIHLTVPLAERTRPASFADIVGQDDGIRALRAALCGPHPQHVLLYGPPGVGKTAAARLVLEEAKRNPLSPFGPEARFVEVDATTARFDERGIADPLIGTVHDPIYQGAGPLGMAGIPQPKPGAVTKAHGGILFIDEIGELHPIQMNKLLKVLEDRRVFLESAYYNRDDHNIPLHIQDIFENGLPADFRLVGATTRQPQELPPALRSRCVEIFFRGLDPAEVGAIAEGAARRAGMDLEGGALAVLTRYAHNGREAVNMIQIAAGLAVTEGTGRITQEQMEWVVSSGRYTPRLEGRVSGESAVGVVNGLAVTGPGNGLVLEVEAVAQPAEGAGSLTVTGVVDEEEMGAMGRTVRRRSTARASVENVLTVLRTRAGIDPSRYHLHVNFPGGVPLDGPSAGVAVATAVFSAITGRPVDGSLAMTGELTIRGAVRPVGGISDKVEAARRAGCRRVLIPRGNWQARFARLSGLEVVPVESWEDVVRWACGGPVAGAALYGPAPAHPGPAAASPASPPGFEAGS, from the coding sequence GTGAGCCTGGCGACGCTGGTCAACTTTGTGCAGTTCTTCTTCGTGGTGGTGGCGGGGCTCTATTTCTGGAGCCTGCTGCGGGGGCAGCAGGGCAGCCGGGTGGCGGTGGAACGCGAGTCGAGGCGCGAGCTGGAGAAGCTGCATCATCTGCGGTCCATCCACCTGACCGTCCCCCTGGCGGAACGGACGCGCCCGGCCTCCTTCGCCGACATCGTGGGTCAGGATGACGGCATCCGGGCGCTGCGGGCAGCCCTGTGCGGGCCGCATCCCCAGCACGTCCTCCTCTACGGCCCGCCCGGGGTGGGCAAGACGGCAGCCGCCCGGCTGGTGCTGGAGGAGGCGAAACGGAACCCGCTTTCTCCTTTCGGGCCCGAAGCCCGCTTTGTGGAGGTCGACGCCACCACCGCCCGGTTTGACGAGCGCGGCATTGCCGATCCGCTGATCGGTACCGTGCACGACCCCATCTATCAGGGGGCGGGGCCGCTGGGGATGGCCGGCATCCCGCAGCCGAAGCCGGGGGCGGTGACCAAGGCGCACGGCGGCATCCTCTTTATCGACGAGATCGGCGAGCTGCACCCCATCCAGATGAACAAGCTGTTGAAGGTGCTGGAGGACCGGCGCGTCTTCCTGGAGTCAGCCTATTACAACCGCGATGACCACAACATCCCCCTCCACATCCAGGACATCTTCGAGAACGGGCTGCCGGCCGATTTCCGCCTGGTGGGAGCCACCACCCGCCAGCCCCAGGAACTGCCGCCGGCCCTGCGCTCGCGCTGTGTGGAGATCTTCTTCCGCGGCCTGGACCCGGCTGAGGTGGGGGCGATCGCGGAAGGAGCGGCACGACGGGCCGGCATGGACCTGGAGGGCGGGGCCCTGGCGGTGCTGACCCGGTATGCCCACAACGGGCGCGAGGCGGTCAACATGATCCAGATCGCGGCCGGGCTGGCGGTGACGGAGGGCACTGGCCGCATCACCCAGGAACAGATGGAGTGGGTGGTGAGCTCGGGCCGCTACACGCCGCGCCTGGAAGGGCGGGTCAGCGGGGAGTCGGCGGTGGGGGTGGTCAACGGCCTGGCGGTGACCGGACCCGGCAACGGTCTGGTCCTGGAGGTGGAGGCGGTGGCCCAGCCGGCGGAAGGAGCCGGCAGCCTGACCGTCACCGGGGTGGTGGACGAGGAGGAGATGGGGGCCATGGGCCGCACCGTGCGCCGCCGCTCCACCGCCCGGGCCTCGGTGGAGAATGTGCTCACGGTGCTGCGGACGCGGGCGGGGATCGACCCCTCCCGCTATCACCTGCACGTGAACTTCCCCGGGGGGGTGCCCCTCGATGGCCCCTCGGCCGGGGTGGCGGTGGCCACCGCCGTCTTCTCCGCCATCACCGGCCGCCCGGTGGACGGCAGTCTGGCCATGACCGGGGAGCTCACCATCCGGGGGGCAGTCCGCCCGGTGGGGGGGATCAGCGACAAGGTGGAGGCGGCGCGCCGGGCCGGGTGCCGGCGGGTGCTCATCCCGCGTGGCAACTGGCAGGCCCGGTTCGCCCGTCTGTCCGGTCTGGAGGTGGTGCCGGTGGAGAGCTGGGAGGACGTGGTGCGCTGGGCGTGCGGCGGCCCGGTGGCGGGGGCCGCGCTCTACGGGCCCGCCCCGGCCCACCCGGGACCGGCGGCGGCCTCCCCCGCCTCGCCGCCGGGGTTCGAGGCCGGCAGCTGA